From a single Adhaeribacter swui genomic region:
- a CDS encoding prolyl oligopeptidase family serine peptidase, whose translation MNKKALVMLVSGFGLLTACKSSENNNPTTTKTEMVTETPAQEVSEPMRKLSFPHSVSAKVNQVDNYHGTSVADPYRWLENDTAKVVKEWVSGQNELTFGYLDKIPFRQKIKQRLTKIWNYPKFEAPFKEGGKYYFFKNNGLQNQKVLYVQDGLKGAPSVFLDPNKLSSDGTTAISTISFSANGEYMAYGTSGGGSDWNEFYVMETATKKKLADSLQWIKFSDAAWFKDGFYYSRYDEPKTGSKMANKNENHKVYYHKVGTTQAEDQLIYEDKNHPNRLFYAQTTEDERFLIISATEGASSINALFYKDLTDEKSEIKPLIDNFEAEYVLVENLGDRLLVRTNKNAPHYQLVLINPEKPQPDNWKVVIKESDNVMDEVSLVNNKLLVTYMRNASSHLLVHDTKGKLLNQVKLPTLGTVTGFKGKKTDKEIFYTFNSFTYPSTIYRYTVATNKSELYRKPQVAVQMDGYETKQIFYTSKDGTKIPMFIVHKKGLTLDGKNPTYLYGYGGFNVSLLPSFSISRMLWLENNGVLAIPNLRGGGEFGEDWHKAGMTPNKQNVFDDFIAAAEYLINEKYTSPNRLAIAGGSNGGLLVGAVSNQRPELFKVAIPAVGVMDMLRFHKFTIGWAWVEEYGSSDNPDQFKNLLAISPLHNIKEGVSYPATLVTTADHDDRVVPAHSFKYIATLQEKGAGPNPYIIRVDVNAGHGAGKATSLLINEATDTWAFIYHNMGINPYTGKKV comes from the coding sequence ATGAATAAAAAAGCTTTAGTTATGTTGGTTAGTGGTTTTGGTCTGCTAACTGCTTGCAAATCTTCTGAAAATAATAATCCAACTACAACAAAAACCGAAATGGTTACCGAAACTCCCGCGCAGGAAGTAAGCGAACCCATGCGCAAGTTAAGTTTTCCGCATTCTGTTAGCGCTAAAGTAAATCAGGTCGATAATTACCATGGCACATCCGTTGCCGATCCGTACCGTTGGCTGGAAAATGATACCGCCAAAGTAGTAAAAGAATGGGTGTCGGGGCAAAACGAATTGACTTTCGGCTATTTAGATAAAATTCCGTTCCGGCAAAAGATTAAACAACGGCTCACTAAAATCTGGAACTACCCCAAGTTTGAAGCGCCTTTTAAAGAAGGTGGGAAATATTATTTTTTTAAAAATAATGGTTTGCAGAATCAGAAAGTACTGTACGTGCAAGATGGTTTAAAAGGGGCACCTTCCGTTTTTCTGGACCCGAACAAACTCTCCAGCGATGGCACCACGGCTATTAGCACCATCAGTTTTTCGGCAAATGGTGAGTACATGGCTTATGGCACTTCCGGCGGTGGCTCCGACTGGAACGAGTTCTACGTTATGGAAACGGCTACTAAGAAAAAACTCGCTGATTCGCTACAATGGATTAAGTTTTCGGACGCGGCCTGGTTTAAAGATGGCTTTTATTATAGCCGCTACGACGAGCCCAAGACCGGCTCCAAAATGGCCAATAAAAACGAAAACCATAAAGTATACTACCACAAAGTTGGCACCACGCAAGCCGAGGATCAGTTAATTTACGAAGATAAAAACCACCCGAACCGGTTGTTTTACGCCCAAACTACTGAAGATGAGCGTTTTTTAATTATTAGCGCTACCGAAGGAGCCAGTTCCATCAATGCTTTATTTTATAAAGACTTAACGGACGAAAAATCAGAGATAAAGCCTTTAATAGATAATTTTGAAGCCGAATACGTGCTGGTCGAAAACTTAGGTGATCGGTTATTAGTCCGGACGAACAAGAATGCGCCCCATTACCAACTGGTACTTATTAACCCTGAAAAGCCGCAGCCCGATAACTGGAAGGTTGTAATTAAAGAATCTGATAATGTAATGGATGAGGTGTCGCTGGTAAACAATAAATTATTGGTTACCTACATGCGCAATGCGTCCAGCCACTTGTTAGTGCACGATACCAAAGGTAAACTATTAAATCAGGTAAAATTACCCACTCTGGGCACCGTAACTGGTTTTAAAGGTAAGAAAACCGATAAAGAAATTTTCTACACGTTTAACTCTTTTACATATCCAAGCACCATTTACCGCTATACGGTTGCTACTAATAAATCGGAGTTATACCGCAAGCCCCAGGTAGCGGTGCAAATGGATGGCTACGAAACCAAGCAAATATTTTATACCAGTAAAGATGGTACCAAAATACCCATGTTTATTGTGCACAAAAAAGGCTTAACCCTAGATGGTAAAAACCCAACTTACTTGTATGGTTACGGCGGCTTTAATGTTTCGCTGTTACCTAGTTTTAGTATTTCGCGCATGTTGTGGCTCGAAAACAACGGAGTACTGGCTATTCCGAACCTGCGGGGTGGGGGAGAGTTTGGTGAAGATTGGCACAAAGCGGGCATGACGCCCAACAAGCAAAACGTATTCGATGATTTTATAGCGGCCGCCGAATATTTAATTAACGAGAAGTATACGAGTCCTAACCGTTTAGCTATTGCGGGCGGCTCTAACGGTGGTTTATTAGTGGGTGCGGTTAGTAATCAACGACCCGAGTTATTTAAGGTAGCTATTCCGGCGGTAGGTGTTATGGATATGTTGCGGTTTCATAAATTTACCATTGGTTGGGCCTGGGTAGAAGAATACGGTTCCAGTGATAACCCGGATCAATTTAAAAATTTACTGGCTATTTCGCCGCTGCATAATATCAAAGAAGGAGTAAGTTATCCGGCTACCCTCGTTACCACCGCCGACCACGACGACCGGGTAGTGCCGGCGCATTCTTTTAAATACATTGCCACCTTGCAGGAAAAAGGCGCTGGGCCCAATCCGTATATAATCCGGGTAGACGTAAATGCCGGTCATGGCGCAGGTAAGGCTACATCTTTACTGATAAATGAAGCCACCGATACTTGGGCTTTTATTTACCATAACATGGGTATTAATCCTTATACAGGTAAAAAAGTGTAA
- a CDS encoding OmpA family protein — MNNNKEDFFWPSYVDLMTSLFIVMLVLFVLSYKLFRDKESELLVQVEQLNKIREIEAALKGLEGKYFKFDPVNKRHELKVQTKFDPNSWVIKEADKKDLYAAGLTLKKIIDDIKQDQGVKYLVIIEGMAARDPYDPSFHIRQRDYGYQLSYNRALALLNLWQSRNINFDEKRFEVIIAGSGFYGTGRYKNKREYDNKRFLIQVIPKIGKIERTVVSTTP, encoded by the coding sequence TTGAACAACAATAAAGAAGACTTTTTCTGGCCCAGCTACGTGGATTTAATGACTAGTTTGTTCATTGTTATGCTCGTGCTGTTTGTGCTTAGCTATAAACTGTTCCGGGATAAAGAAAGCGAGCTGTTGGTGCAGGTAGAGCAACTCAATAAAATCCGGGAAATTGAAGCGGCCTTAAAAGGTTTGGAAGGCAAATATTTTAAATTCGATCCGGTAAATAAACGCCACGAATTAAAAGTACAAACCAAGTTTGATCCGAACAGCTGGGTAATTAAAGAAGCCGACAAAAAAGATTTATACGCGGCTGGCTTAACTTTAAAAAAGATCATCGACGATATTAAGCAAGACCAAGGTGTAAAATACCTGGTAATTATTGAGGGCATGGCCGCCCGCGACCCCTACGATCCTTCCTTTCATATCCGGCAACGCGATTACGGTTACCAGTTGAGTTATAATCGGGCATTAGCGCTGCTAAATTTATGGCAGAGCCGCAATATTAATTTCGATGAAAAAAGGTTTGAAGTAATTATTGCGGGCAGCGGTTTTTACGGTACTGGCCGTTACAAAAACAAGCGTGAGTACGATAACAAACGATTTTTAATTCAGGTAATACCAAAAATCGGAAAAATTGAACGTACTGTTGTTAGCACTACGCCTTAA
- a CDS encoding endonuclease domain-containing protein gives MKMLERIHNQQNLKNLRRQNRSNLTPAEAELWKHLKNGQLGRKFRRQHSVNKYILDFYCPEEKLAIELDGKDHFTDNGFERDEERTKFLKNLNIKVLRFENKDVFEQLAAVLGEIKVNFTTPNPS, from the coding sequence ATGAAGATGCTAGAACGTATCCATAACCAGCAAAATTTAAAAAATCTGCGCCGCCAGAACCGGAGTAATTTAACCCCAGCCGAAGCTGAATTATGGAAGCATTTAAAGAACGGTCAACTTGGAAGGAAATTCAGAAGACAACACAGCGTTAATAAGTATATTCTGGATTTTTACTGCCCGGAAGAAAAGCTAGCGATTGAACTAGATGGGAAAGACCATTTTACAGATAACGGTTTTGAACGGGACGAGGAGAGAACAAAATTTTTAAAAAATTTAAATATTAAAGTGCTACGATTTGAGAATAAGGATGTATTTGAACAATTGGCAGCGGTATTGGGGGAAATAAAAGTAAATTTTACCACCCCCAACCCATCCTAA
- a CDS encoding LemA family protein: MKRLLLYFFGFIILASQTSCGYNDMVAKDENVASKWAQVQNAYQRRADLIPNLVNTVKGAANFEQKTLTDVTEARSQATRIQLSPDDLTPENIEKFQAAQAQLSGSLSRLLATVESYPQLKANQNFLELQAQLEGTENRISVERMNFNNAVQDYNTYIRSFPRNIFAGWFGFERKTPFAADPNAQRAPAVTF; encoded by the coding sequence ATGAAACGATTATTGCTTTACTTCTTTGGCTTTATTATTCTGGCTTCGCAAACGTCGTGCGGCTACAACGATATGGTAGCGAAAGACGAAAATGTAGCGTCGAAGTGGGCGCAGGTACAGAATGCCTACCAACGCCGCGCCGACCTGATTCCGAATTTGGTAAATACCGTGAAAGGCGCTGCCAATTTTGAACAAAAAACCTTAACCGATGTAACCGAAGCCCGTTCTCAGGCCACCCGCATTCAGCTAAGCCCGGATGATTTAACCCCGGAAAATATTGAGAAATTTCAGGCGGCGCAGGCCCAGCTAAGTGGTTCCTTGTCGCGGTTACTGGCTACCGTAGAGAGTTATCCGCAGTTAAAAGCCAACCAAAACTTCCTGGAACTGCAAGCCCAACTGGAAGGCACCGAAAACCGGATTTCCGTGGAACGCATGAATTTTAATAACGCCGTGCAGGATTACAATACCTACATCCGGTCGTTCCCAAGAAATATTTTTGCCGGCTGGTTTGGCTTCGAACGCAAAACCCCATTCGCTGCCGACCCTAACGCCCAACGCGCTCCCGCAGTTACTTTTTAA
- a CDS encoding TPM domain-containing protein, with amino-acid sequence MKEDITAEDEARIVAAIAEAEKNTSGEIRVHIENTCKGNVLDRATEVFAYLHMHQTKLRNGVLFYVAFKSHQFAVLGDAGINAVVPPDFWKEVTALVIQHFKQGQYAEGLSKGVLMAGQQLKAFFPYAGDAADTNELQNDISFGKD; translated from the coding sequence ATGAAAGAAGACATTACGGCGGAAGACGAAGCCCGGATTGTGGCGGCCATTGCGGAAGCGGAAAAAAATACTTCCGGCGAAATTCGGGTGCATATCGAAAATACCTGTAAAGGCAATGTGCTCGACCGGGCTACAGAGGTGTTTGCTTATTTGCACATGCACCAGACGAAACTGCGCAACGGGGTTTTGTTTTACGTGGCCTTTAAAAGTCACCAGTTTGCGGTGCTCGGCGATGCGGGTATTAACGCGGTAGTACCCCCTGATTTCTGGAAAGAAGTAACCGCTTTGGTTATTCAGCATTTTAAACAAGGCCAGTATGCCGAAGGCTTAAGCAAAGGCGTATTAATGGCCGGCCAGCAGTTAAAAGCGTTTTTCCCTTACGCCGGCGATGCGGCCGATACCAACGAATTGCAAAACGACATTTCCTTCGGGAAAGATTGA
- a CDS encoding TPM domain-containing protein gives MKKYFFLFLTFFSVALAWGQDNAGIPPRPNPPRLVNDLAGILSPDEVQALEQKLGNYNDTTSTQIAVVTVKSIGPYEIADYAYRLAESWGIGQKGKNNGILILTAVDERKVNISTGYGMEALLPDALAKRITEYTLKPNYKAGNYYQGLDEATNLIIDIFSGQYKADPRDTRGDGESGGSFWLIIGILALIIIFSMFRRGGRGGRGGGGMRTLGGGFFPPVIFGDFSSGRGPFGGGGGFGGGGGGFGGFGGGSFGGGGASSDW, from the coding sequence ATGAAAAAATACTTTTTTCTGTTTTTAACTTTTTTCAGCGTTGCTCTGGCTTGGGGTCAGGATAATGCCGGCATTCCGCCCCGGCCCAATCCGCCGCGACTGGTAAACGATTTAGCGGGCATCTTGAGTCCGGATGAAGTACAAGCCTTGGAGCAGAAGCTGGGTAATTACAACGATACTACTTCCACTCAGATTGCTGTGGTTACGGTTAAGTCCATTGGGCCCTACGAAATAGCCGATTATGCTTACCGGTTAGCCGAAAGTTGGGGTATTGGCCAAAAAGGTAAAAACAACGGTATTTTAATTTTAACAGCGGTAGATGAAAGAAAAGTAAATATTTCCACCGGCTATGGCATGGAAGCATTGCTACCCGATGCCTTAGCCAAACGCATTACCGAGTATACTTTAAAACCCAACTACAAAGCCGGTAATTACTACCAGGGCTTGGATGAAGCCACCAATTTAATTATTGATATTTTTAGCGGTCAATACAAAGCCGATCCACGCGATACCCGCGGCGATGGTGAGTCCGGCGGTTCGTTCTGGCTGATTATTGGTATTCTGGCCTTAATTATCATTTTTAGTATGTTCCGACGTGGTGGCCGAGGTGGCCGGGGTGGCGGCGGCATGCGCACGTTGGGTGGCGGTTTCTTCCCGCCGGTTATTTTCGGTGATTTTTCTTCCGGTCGTGGTCCATTTGGGGGTGGTGGCGGCTTTGGCGGAGGCGGTGGTGGTTTCGGTGGCTTTGGCGGTGGCTCCTTTGGGGGCGGCGGTGCCAGCAGCGATTGGTAA
- a CDS encoding DUF4160 domain-containing protein, whose product MPTILKTYGLRFFFFSNEATEPAHIHIEKNNAYAKYYLAPVEHATSFAFNANELSHIRNLVQQHQSLFLTKWNEFSSK is encoded by the coding sequence ATGCCAACTATTTTAAAAACCTATGGCTTGCGCTTTTTCTTTTTCAGCAACGAAGCCACAGAACCAGCTCATATTCATATAGAAAAAAACAACGCCTACGCCAAGTACTACCTGGCGCCAGTAGAACATGCTACCTCTTTTGCCTTTAATGCGAACGAACTAAGTCATATTCGCAACCTGGTACAACAGCATCAATCTTTATTTTTAACTAAGTGGAATGAATTTAGCAGCAAGTAA
- a CDS encoding DUF2442 domain-containing protein — MNLAASKKITVTVNQVWFAQDKLYVLLNDGRELGIPLEWFPKLSTCSDEERAKWRLIGNGIGIAWESLDEDLSVAALL, encoded by the coding sequence ATGAATTTAGCAGCAAGTAAAAAGATAACCGTTACCGTTAACCAGGTTTGGTTCGCCCAAGATAAATTATACGTTTTGCTCAACGATGGCCGTGAGTTAGGTATTCCGCTGGAATGGTTTCCGAAGCTAAGTACCTGCTCCGACGAGGAACGCGCTAAATGGCGATTGATCGGTAACGGCATTGGTATTGCCTGGGAAAGTTTAGACGAAGATTTATCGGTTGCGGCTTTGTTGTAA
- a CDS encoding ATP-binding protein — MDLLKTRKREDQFLKLCLGTHSQFLVDNTNPTKEERAKYINLAKDKKYRVIGYFFASSVSAALERNKLRKGKDRIKDVGVVSFYKKLVLPDFAEGFDELFYVQLQQQEFVVRAWQDNVAQG, encoded by the coding sequence ATGGATTTATTAAAAACCCGTAAGCGAGAAGATCAATTTTTAAAATTATGCCTTGGTACCCACTCCCAGTTTTTAGTAGATAATACAAACCCCACTAAGGAAGAAAGAGCAAAATACATTAACCTGGCCAAAGACAAGAAATACCGGGTAATTGGTTACTTTTTCGCTTCTAGCGTAAGTGCAGCTTTAGAACGAAATAAACTACGAAAGGGTAAAGATCGGATTAAAGACGTGGGAGTAGTAAGCTTTTATAAGAAACTGGTGTTGCCGGATTTTGCCGAAGGTTTTGATGAACTTTTTTACGTGCAGTTGCAGCAACAGGAATTTGTTGTGAGAGCCTGGCAGGATAATGTTGCCCAGGGTTAA
- the polA gene encoding DNA polymerase I has product MSERSKKLFLLDAMALIFRAHFAFSKNPRINSKGMNTGAALGFTNTLFEVLSKEKPTHIGVAMDGPAKTFRHENFVEYKANRQAMPEDIGIAIPYVKKIVEAFNIPLLLIPGYEADDVIGTLSCKAEKADFDVYMMSPDKDFCQLVTNHVYLYKPAFLGNGVDILDVKKVCERWEVSNVKQVIDILGLQGDAVDNIPGIPGIGEKTAKSLIQRYGSVENLIAHADELKGKQRENIIQYAEQGLLSKELATIHLDVPIDFDESVFEYKGPDVEKLRALFDELEFRQLAARILGTPTPSTTSKAPAAKATLVKGKKSDQQSSLFEEMDELFTENGAGTTEEATTPAVRKTIATTVHDYRLINTPELRASLVSYLEKQKEFSFDTETNSIDAITARLIGMSFCYIPGEAYYVPVPLDNETEAQAILDQFRSVLENEKIKKIGQNIKYDILVMKSHGVAVKGPLFDTMIAHYLLEPDMRHNMDLLAETYLHYTPISITELIGKKGKKQLNMSELSPEEIYEYACEDADVTLQLKNYFEPLLEKNKVRKLFDEVENPLIPVLATVEYEGISIDGNAMAESSKELAGYISDLEKQIYAIAGTTFNIGSPKQLGEILFEKLNLTGDKTKKTKTGQHATGEEVLSKLAGQHEIAQLILDHRQLTKLKSTYIDALPQLICSRDGRVHTSFNQAVAATGRLSSTNPNLQNIPIRTEKGREIRKAFVPRDSSHVLVSADYSQIELRIMADFSGDATMKEAFQKGLDIHASTAAKVYHVGLDEVDADMRRKAKTINFGIIYGISAFGLAERLRIPRREAVEIIDAYWQEFPAVKQYMDSAINSAREKEYAETKLGRRRYLRDINSRNANIRGYAERNAINAPIQGTAADIIKIAMINIHNWIEAEKLQTRMVLQVHDELVFDAPKEELAIIQPKIEELMKNALPLSVPMEVGMGVGDNWLAAH; this is encoded by the coding sequence ATGAGCGAACGAAGCAAAAAATTATTTCTCCTGGATGCCATGGCCCTTATTTTCCGGGCCCATTTCGCGTTTAGTAAAAATCCGCGCATTAATTCGAAAGGCATGAACACCGGGGCCGCCCTGGGTTTCACCAACACCTTGTTTGAGGTTTTATCCAAAGAAAAACCCACGCATATTGGCGTAGCCATGGACGGACCAGCTAAAACTTTCCGGCACGAAAACTTTGTGGAATACAAAGCGAACCGCCAGGCCATGCCCGAAGATATTGGCATTGCTATTCCGTACGTAAAAAAAATAGTCGAAGCGTTTAATATTCCGCTGTTACTCATCCCGGGTTACGAAGCTGACGACGTGATTGGCACGCTGTCGTGCAAAGCCGAAAAAGCCGATTTCGACGTGTACATGATGAGTCCGGATAAAGATTTTTGCCAGTTAGTAACCAACCACGTGTATTTATACAAACCCGCCTTTTTGGGCAATGGCGTAGATATTCTGGATGTGAAAAAAGTGTGCGAACGCTGGGAAGTAAGCAACGTAAAGCAGGTAATTGATATTCTGGGTTTGCAGGGCGATGCCGTCGATAACATTCCGGGCATTCCGGGTATCGGCGAGAAAACGGCTAAATCACTCATTCAAAGATACGGTTCCGTAGAAAATTTAATTGCCCACGCCGACGAACTCAAAGGCAAGCAGCGCGAAAACATTATCCAATACGCCGAACAAGGTTTACTCTCCAAGGAACTCGCTACTATTCATTTAGATGTGCCCATTGATTTCGACGAGAGCGTTTTTGAATACAAAGGTCCGGACGTAGAAAAACTGCGGGCGTTGTTCGACGAGCTGGAATTCCGGCAATTAGCCGCACGTATTTTAGGTACGCCAACGCCATCTACAACCAGTAAAGCTCCGGCCGCTAAAGCTACTTTAGTAAAAGGAAAAAAATCCGATCAGCAATCGTCGCTTTTCGAGGAAATGGACGAATTATTTACCGAAAACGGCGCTGGTACAACTGAAGAAGCTACAACTCCAGCCGTCCGGAAAACAATTGCTACGACTGTACACGATTACCGCTTGATAAACACCCCGGAACTACGGGCCAGTTTAGTTTCGTACCTGGAAAAACAAAAAGAATTCTCTTTCGATACCGAAACTAACAGCATTGATGCCATTACTGCCAGGTTAATTGGCATGTCGTTTTGCTATATCCCCGGCGAAGCGTATTACGTGCCCGTGCCGCTGGATAACGAAACCGAAGCCCAAGCCATTCTAGATCAATTCCGGAGCGTGCTGGAAAATGAAAAAATTAAAAAAATCGGGCAAAATATTAAGTACGATATTCTTGTAATGAAGAGCCACGGCGTGGCCGTAAAAGGACCATTGTTCGATACCATGATCGCGCATTATTTGCTGGAGCCGGATATGCGCCACAACATGGATTTGCTCGCCGAAACCTACCTGCATTACACGCCTATTTCTATTACCGAACTGATTGGTAAAAAAGGCAAGAAGCAGCTAAATATGAGCGAACTAAGCCCCGAAGAAATTTACGAATACGCCTGCGAAGATGCCGACGTAACTTTGCAATTAAAAAATTACTTTGAGCCGCTCCTGGAGAAAAACAAGGTTCGTAAGTTATTCGACGAAGTAGAAAATCCGCTTATTCCGGTGTTAGCTACCGTGGAGTACGAAGGCATTTCGATTGATGGCAACGCCATGGCCGAATCATCGAAAGAACTGGCAGGTTATATTTCGGACCTGGAAAAACAGATTTACGCTATTGCCGGCACTACTTTTAACATTGGCTCGCCCAAGCAGCTCGGCGAAATTCTGTTCGAAAAATTAAATTTAACCGGTGATAAAACGAAGAAAACAAAAACCGGCCAGCACGCTACCGGCGAAGAAGTACTATCTAAACTAGCCGGCCAGCACGAAATCGCCCAACTTATTCTGGACCACCGGCAACTGACCAAATTAAAATCGACGTACATCGATGCCTTGCCGCAGTTAATTTGCTCCCGCGACGGGCGCGTGCATACCTCGTTTAACCAGGCCGTTGCGGCCACCGGACGCTTGAGTTCTACCAACCCGAATTTACAGAACATTCCCATCCGGACGGAAAAAGGTCGCGAAATAAGAAAAGCATTTGTTCCCCGCGACAGCAGCCACGTTTTGGTTTCAGCGGATTATTCACAGATTGAGTTGCGCATTATGGCCGATTTCAGTGGCGATGCAACCATGAAAGAAGCTTTCCAGAAAGGGTTAGATATTCACGCTTCTACGGCTGCTAAAGTGTACCACGTAGGCTTAGACGAGGTAGATGCCGATATGCGCCGTAAAGCCAAAACCATTAATTTCGGGATTATTTACGGAATTTCGGCCTTTGGTTTAGCCGAGCGTTTGCGTATTCCGCGCCGCGAAGCCGTAGAAATTATTGATGCGTACTGGCAGGAGTTTCCGGCGGTAAAACAATACATGGACAGCGCCATTAACAGCGCCCGCGAAAAAGAATACGCCGAAACCAAACTGGGCCGCCGCCGCTATTTGCGCGATATTAACTCCCGCAATGCCAATATCCGGGGCTACGCCGAACGCAACGCCATAAACGCGCCTATTCAGGGTACCGCCGCCGATATTATTAAAATTGCCATGATTAACATTCATAACTGGATTGAGGCCGAAAAACTGCAAACCCGCATGGTGCTGCAAGTACACGACGAATTGGTGTTTGATGCGCCCAAAGAAGAACTAGCGATTATCCAGCCTAAGATTGAAGAATTAATGAAAAATGCCTTGCCACTTAGTGTACCAATGGAAGTAGGTATGGGTGTAGGCGATAATTGGCTGGCGGCTCATTAA
- a CDS encoding hydroxypyruvate isomerase family protein, with amino-acid sequence MKNASSRRAALKKIAGSAAIVTVGSTLSARVAAAEQAMGTELKGKINHSVCKWCYDKVPLDQFCQEAKKIGIKSIELLGPEDWPTLKKYGLTCALPNGAGKGIEQGFNDPKLHDELVKSYEEVIPKVAAAGYNQIICFSGNRRGMSDEEGMKNCAVGLKRLMPTAEKYKVTLVMELLNSKVNHKDYMCDHTEWGVGLCKMIGSERFKLLYDIYHMQIMEGDVIATIKKYHPYISHYHTGGVPGRNEIDETQELYYPAIMKAIIETGFTGFVAQEFIPKREDKIASLNQGVKICDVA; translated from the coding sequence ATGAAAAATGCATCTTCTCGGCGTGCGGCGTTAAAAAAAATTGCCGGTAGTGCCGCTATCGTAACGGTTGGCTCTACGCTGTCGGCCCGGGTGGCTGCGGCCGAACAAGCTATGGGAACTGAACTTAAAGGAAAAATTAACCACTCGGTGTGTAAGTGGTGCTACGACAAAGTGCCCCTCGATCAATTCTGCCAAGAAGCCAAAAAAATTGGCATAAAATCCATTGAATTACTCGGACCCGAAGACTGGCCAACTCTTAAAAAATACGGCTTAACCTGTGCTTTGCCCAATGGTGCCGGCAAGGGCATTGAGCAAGGTTTTAATGACCCCAAGCTGCACGACGAACTGGTAAAAAGTTACGAAGAAGTTATTCCGAAAGTAGCCGCAGCGGGCTATAACCAGATTATTTGCTTCTCGGGCAACCGTCGGGGCATGTCGGATGAAGAAGGAATGAAAAATTGTGCCGTTGGTTTAAAACGCCTGATGCCTACCGCCGAAAAGTACAAGGTAACTTTAGTAATGGAACTGCTTAACAGCAAAGTAAACCACAAAGATTACATGTGCGACCATACCGAGTGGGGCGTAGGCTTGTGTAAAATGATCGGTTCGGAGCGGTTTAAATTGCTGTACGATATCTATCACATGCAAATTATGGAAGGCGACGTAATTGCCACCATTAAAAAATACCACCCGTACATTTCGCATTACCACACTGGCGGCGTACCCGGCCGTAACGAGATTGATGAAACCCAGGAATTATATTACCCGGCTATTATGAAAGCCATTATAGAAACGGGCTTTACCGGTTTTGTAGCGCAAGAGTTTATCCCGAAACGTGAAGATAAAATTGCCTCTTTAAACCAAGGTGTAAAAATTTGCGACGTAGCTTAA